A portion of the Osmerus mordax isolate fOsmMor3 chromosome 22, fOsmMor3.pri, whole genome shotgun sequence genome contains these proteins:
- the rp1l1a gene encoding retinitis pigmentosa 1-like 1 protein: MQSAPADLWDNHIPFKDASPLPQPPPSVRLAHVTSAAPAKRITFYKSGDNQFGGVRMAIHKRSFKCFDALLDDLSQKVPLPFGVRTVTTPRGTHNIKQLEQLEDGACYLCSDRRQAKPINMELAGKRPAVWHHHGRRPHRPDGPPAASAAPTHHPAHRQRRVLLVKNSDPGVRRSVVLGRRSTHSLRAFLEEVSELMQCHIRKLYTMEGRKIDSVQSLLTCPGVLVCVGREPFSPLLVEFLRKSSDEKLPGLGPRTPGNGARTTPGNGTRSPVHGAPRSGTSMGSEGHESKKNVNFGLETKKSIIHPRSDSSNRSTRYSLSSEKSFPNGLGTCSHSHSHSHPQNQAHAAIMNDDIEKRVLVNKDGSLSVEMRVRFRLQNDQTLHWSTQIKKSPSDSLTNDCCSLKETQPPYLPQGQSESRSDSGSCDPEAVEYVAQPLQRPLEESHCPCCYQRQDQPYDLWENPAHSKAAAMPLQTSRHTHSTVRHTHSSSSSSSCHSQRLVRRRAEPSGGGRGAEPGHVLQEEMCVTEEVQRRVEVKRDGDTRVVCTVRRCCSRSEMTACDGLHPCSHREEEEKSEGGGGKRSSPSHGNELMMSEREERPFSAVSNSSHILHALQEDLDDEDLPPSVSRCCHSNDPTPTPCRLTPQPPSRACSAHSSRHRKHSHRASPSPAATPPGGAAGEEGEAGRAASAVSSCLCGAAAPQSATAQEEQDRPVSARSRTSQASRRSNKARTPSPDEGEGADDEDDEEEERPLSGLSTHTGLSGSSSVCPHCGGCDRMPTSGDSASQASNTSRKTRCSHPTAANSPNDDAEGERGASGMSEGSEGSDVSGASQGSNKSNCTACGRFSVTSHYTEARVASAMSQESVRSQRSRSYTPTEAPETTPPEPLVEEENDKEEDRAASARSHKSNCENHTAEVEADTTERAASAMSAKSNLSARSGRSHRSTKASERAESPRPDSVVEDTEERAASALSVKSKASVRSHKSTCNGHAKSVSPSCPPGADEQADEQEKPEERAPSAMSAQSKVSAKSSRSHKSTCNSSPPAACPTPNPEDVPVIETAEAEGEGEQRDEEGEKEERAASALSATSKTSAKSTRSHKSTCRAVTPKVPANETTGGQEEGGTENRAASSLSAKTSSSQKIKTPLEVPEGRAQSALSVTSRTSKSIRSPSPSKTPRREGSPSPAQRSRAPNTPSTPKPPAPSPSTPQPPVQETDPSPGKTEERVPSSLSVGSKATTRSHKCHCGAAKAPPKEGEEERKEEGEEMEEQERAASVQSAASKHLLTSANRDSQSGRDSSAERPLSRTSTTSMSIELPEEQTQEAAASESLSDSGKSNISARTHTSCKSRAKTPNGPQEAEMSGAEERAASALSAKSTTSVRSSKSHKSICKESAKAVSPTPNPEDIPVIETTEAEGDGEQRHEEGEKEERAASALSAKSKASVRSGRSHKSTSNVSARALSPCPKAEDIPVIETTGASEDRRDDEEDITEERAPSALSDKSKASVKSSKSHKSTSNGTVKAASPKPPNGPKARVTSPIPSTTGSDLDTGSVKTATTVRAKSKAGSQVDTTETRALSVMSSSSARVRSKSPSRASQVSPKPSNQATLETRDATSARCENSLRPSSAASARSSSKTRGQTASEGQERSKSSCGLLEVKGQKIRLDTSSDNGSVRTTKSTKSTKATTVNETPDASGPSSASSNKSKPRKSVDNFSEGALSHSLSAADLLRETLASTRPQSSASERANDKARSERSGRSSRKPKENEAELELTPAFLPNASPNEVVSGWLMSIPADGGGAYTPGDELDEGGEGMEKRGEGEEGGNEEDEGTTEQEKEQEVPQDMEEEQEVEEEQAVKDEEGEVKQAAEEPQDEPEDPEEKEKEEEAEEKEGAVEGDGGTEEAERGAEEEEMKEEERTVTDLALPHSTMLCHSSESVPRNSYSSVSVMKVLLSPCLDRCHSLPEVSPVHGRRLSTSAKGLLDCLAQLQLIDPPSGPDAGPNADKDRKQRYSELMDILQSLWLTDPREGRDRGKDQVTPPTSSSGVYSGGSAGSREEGTEGEGETEGGEGDMESTELQADQATPDTEQSNPGEDASTPDKQATPDPLQEHGQVLKTPESPKATETPSSDELSSAYKSPTDTERDTPEDTSSGTPPSVVRAPLSKRVSQDPDPTWVLNLLKKLEKQFMGHYTDAMVDFKVRWDLDDNVLLDAMISELRDEVSKRIQSSIDRELRKIQGRAGRGGKTPRPPQAGHLSRESTMTDQRRRRLKVMKEQSVSPNHNPDSHSDGDGTSGADFSDQRSEDEYCPCDACIRKKLAARPIKEQAVVVTAPVIMEFDLRKILQRRKEPESVAPPLCREESGKDTPEEAGNLEVLQEVEEEEEESTKDDIVPVVIIDATIPEEEEEEEEENTGEEEGDMAEGAEEEIEAEKGGDGEQDEGRAEAEDGGMDETEDEVKEEDAAVTGEEEEEEAPVEEDVDGNVGASAEAEDDATGDTETDEDRKGQEAEAQEGEGSEEEVAAPQEQEVTCVQCVTEGEEADAEDSDMDAKRLLEEHCVEEEEDKGRETEGHLIHHQFTKTSVESQSGSMEAVYPEPKSPVSPLRPITPKGDQETTLEGPKMVSVSTGEGAGGKGHRRSRSPARSKRRTPKECDLELDDMEL; this comes from the exons ATGCAGTCAGCCCCGGCAGATCTGTGGGACAACCACATCCCGTTTAAGGATGCCTCACCGCTCCCCCAGCCTCCGCCCTCCGTACGCCTCGCCCATGTGACCTCCGCCGCCCCGGCTAAGCGAATCACCTTCTACAAAAGCGGCGACAACCAGTTTGGGGGGGTCAGGATGGCGATCCACAAACGCAGCTTTAAATGCTTTGATGCCCTGCTGGATGACCTCTCACAGAAG GTGCCCCTGCCGTTTGGCGTGCGGACCGTGACCACGCCCCGCGGTACCCACAACATCAAGcagctggagcagctggaggacGGCGCGTGCTACCTCTGCTCCGACAGGCGGCAGGCTAAGCCAATCAACATGGAGCTGGCGGGCAAACGACCCGCCGTCTGGCATCATCATGGCCGGCGGCCACACCGGCCCGATGGCCCGCCCGCTGCGTCCGCGGCGCCCACACACCACCCAGCTCATCGGCAGCGGCGCGTGCTATTGGTCAAGAACAGCGACCCGGGGGTGAGGCGCAGTGTGGTGCTGGGGAGGCGGTCCACTCACAGCCTCAGGGCCTTCCTGGAAGAGGTCTCGGAGCTGATGCAGTGTCACATCAGGAAACTCTACACCATGGAGGGACGTAAG ATTGACAGCGTGCAGAGCCTGCTGACGTGCCCTggcgtgctggtgtgtgtgggccgCGAGCCCTTCAGCCCCCTGCTGGTGGAGTTCCTGAGGAAGAGCTCTGATGAGAAGCTTCCAGGGCTGGGGCCAAGAACCCCCGGCAACGGGGCCAGGAC GACGCCTGGTAATGGGACCCGCTCCCCAGTCCACGGGGCCCCCCGCTCGGGGACCAGCATGGGCAGTGAGGGGCATGAGAGCAAGAAAAACg TTAACTTTGGTCTGGAGACCAAGAAGAGCATCATCCACCCTCGCTCCGACTCCTCCAACCGCTCCACACgttactccctctcctctgagaAGTCCTTCCCCAACGGCCTCGGAAcctgctcccactcccactcccactcccacccGCAGAACCAGGCCCACGCCGCCATCATGAACGACGACATCGAGAAGCGTGTCCTGGTCAACAAAGATGGCAGCCTCTCCGTGGAGATGAGGGTGCGGTTCCGTCTCCAGAATGACCAGACCCTGCATTGGTCCACACAGATCAAGAAGTCCCCATCGGACTCTCTGACCAATGACTGCTGCTCCCTCAAGGAGACCCAGCCCCCATATCTGCCACAGGGCCAATCAGAGAGCCGCTCCGACTCGGGCTCCTGTGACCCGGAGGCGGTAGAGTACGTGGCCCAGCCTCTACAGCGCCCCCTGGAGGAGAGCCACTGCCCCTGCTGCTACCAGCGTCAGGACCAGCCCTACGACCTATGGGAGAACCCCGCCCACAGCAAAGCTGCGGCCATGCCGCTGCAGACCTCCAGACACACCCActccacagtcagacacacccactcctccagctcctcctcctcctgccactCCCAGAGGCTGGTGAGGCGGCGCGCGGAGCCCtcggggggaggcaggggcgcAGAGCCGGGCCACGTGCTGCAGGAGGAGATGTGTGTGACGGAGGAGGTGCAGcgcagggtggaggtgaagcGAGACGGAGACACCAGGGTGGTCTGCACCGTCAGGAGGTGCTGCAGCCGCAGTGAGATGACTGCCTGCGACGGCCTCCATCCGTGCAGCCaccgcgaggaggaggagaagagtgagggaggaggagggaagcgaAGTAGCCCGAGTCACGGCAACGAGctgatgatgtcagagagggaggagcgtcCGTTCTCGGCGGTCAGTAACTCCTCCCACATACTTCATGCTCTGCAGGAGGACCTGGACGACGAGGACCTTCCCCCTAGCGTGTCTCGCTGCTGCCATAGCAACGACCCCACGCCAACGCCCTGCCGCCTGACCCCACAACCGCCCAGCCGAGCTTGTTCCGCCCACTCCTCCAGACACAGGAAGCACAGCCACAGGGCCTCCCCCAGCCCGGCAGCCACGCCCCCGGGCGGGGccgcaggagaggagggggaagccgGCAGGGCTGCTTCAGcagtctcctcctgcctctgtgGAGCCGCCGCGCCCCAGTCAGCAACCGCTCAGGAGGAGCAAGACCGCCCGGTCAGCGCGCGGTCCAGAACCAGCCAGGCCTCTCGCCGCTCCAACAAGGCCAGGACCCCGAGTCCggacgagggagagggagcggacGACGAAgacgatgaagaggaggaaaggcCGTTGAGcggcctgtccacacacactgggctCTCTGGCTCGTCCAGTGTGTGTCCACACTGCGGAGGCTGTGATCGAATGCCCACATCCGGAGATTCGGCCAGCCAAGCCTCCAACACCTCCCGCAAGACACGCTGCTCCCACCCGACGGCCGCCAACAGTCCCAATGATGatgctgaaggagagaggggggccagcGGAATGTCGGAAGGGTCGGAGGGGTCCGACGTGTCAGGCGCGTCCCAGGGTTCCAACAAGTCCAACTGCACTGCATGCGGTCGTTTCTCCGTGACATCACACTACACAGAGGCCCGAGTGGCCAGCGCCATGTCCCAGGAGTCTGTGCGGTCCCAGAGGTCTCGCTCCTACACGCCAACAGAGGCACCAGAGACCACCCCACCTGAGCCCCTGGTAGAAGAAGAAAACGACAAGGAAGAAGACAGAGCAGCTAGCGCCAG ATCCCACAAGTCTAACTGTGAGAATCACACTGCTGAAGTAGAGGCAGacaccacagagagagcagcgagTGCCATGTCTGCTAAGTCCAACCTCTCAGCCCGGTCTGGTCGCTCTCACAGATCTACCAAGGcttcagagagagcagagtctCCAAGACCAGATTCTGTCGTTgaagacacagaggagagggcagcTAGCGCCTTGTCTGTTAAGTCTAAAGCTTCAGTCAGGTCCCACAAGTCTACATGTAATGGACATGCCAAATCGGTGTCGCCTAGCTGCCCTCCAGGAGCAGACGAACAGGCAGATGAACAGGAGAAACCCGAGGAGAGGGCTCCAAGCGCCATGTCGGCTCAGTCTAAAGTGTCAGCCAAGTCCAGCAGGTCGCACAAGTCCACCTGTAACAGCAGTCCACCAGCGGCGTGTCCCACTCCTAACCCGGAGGACGTTCCTGTCATTGAAACAGCAGAAGCAGAAGGAGAGGGCGaacagagggatgaagagggagagaaggaggagagagcagccagcGCCCTGTCAGCTACGTCTAAAACATCCGCCAAGTCAACGAGGTCCCACAAGTCGACCTGTAGAGCTGTGACTCCAAAGGTCCCTGCCAATGAGACGacgggaggacaggaagagggaggaacagagaacaGAGCAGCCAGCAGCCTCTCAGCTAAAACCAGCTCATCACAGAAGATCAAAACTCCTCTGGAGGTGCCAGAAGGGCGGGCGCAGAGTGCCTTATCAGTGACCTCCAGAACATCCAAATCCATCagatctccctcccccagcaagACCCCTCGCAGAGAGGGGTCTCCCTCCCCCGCGCAGAGATCCCGCGCCCCTAATACTCCCAGCACACCCAAACCTCCAGCTCCTTCCCCCAGCACACCTCAACCCCCGGTCCAGGAGACTGATCCCAGCCCTgggaagacagaggagagagtccCCAGCTCCTTGTCTGTTGGCTCCAAAGCTACTACCAGGTCCCACAAATGTCACTGCGGAGCTGCAAAAGCACCTcctaaagagggagaggaggagaggaaggaagaaggggaggagatggaggagcaagAAAGGGCCGCCAGTGTGCAATCAGCCGCGTCCAAACACTTGCTCACGTCAGCCAATCGGGACAGCCAATCGGGCAGAGACAGTTCCGCTGAGAGGCCGCTAAGCCGCACCTCCACGACGTCCATGTCCATCGAGCTGCCCGAGGAGCAGACACAGGAAGCTGCGGCCTCAGAAAGCCTGTCTGACAGTGGGAAGTCCAACATCTCCGCTCGGACGCACACTTCCTGTAAGAGCCGAGCCAAGACCCCCAATGGACCCCAGGAGGCAGAAATGTccggggcagaggagagggctgcTAGCGCCTTGTCTGCTAAGTCTACGACCTCTGTCAGGTCTAGCAAGTCCCACAAGTCCATCTGTAAGGAAAGTGCAAAAGCGGTGTCTCCCACTCCTAACCCGGAGGACATTCCTGTCATTGAAACAACTGAagcagaaggagatggagaacagaggcatgaagagggagagaaggaggagagagcagctagCGCCCTGTCAGCTAAGTCTAAAGCCTCTGTCAGGTCTGGTAGATCTCACAAGTCTACCTCTAACGTCAGTGCAAGGGCCTTGTCTCCTTGTCCTAAAGCAGAAGACATACCTGTCATCGAAACAACAGGAGCATCTGAAGACAGGAGGGATGACGAAGAAGATATCACAGAGGAGAGGGCACCTAGCGCCTTGTCTGATAAGTCTAAAGCTTCAGTCAAGTCCAGTAAATCTCACAAGTCTACCAGTAATGGGACTGTAAAGGCTGCTTCTCCGAAGCCACCCAACGGCCCTAAAGCAAGAGTCACCAGTCCCATCCCCAGcaccacaggaagtgacctaGATACAGGAAGTGTAAAAACTGCCACAACAGTGAGAGCTAAAAGCAAAGCAGGCAGCCAGGTAGACACCACTGAAACCAGGGCCCTATCGGTGATGTCATCATCCAGCGCCAGGGTCCGCAGCAAGTCCCCCTCCAGAGCTTCACAGGTCAGCCCTAAACCCTCCAATCAAGCAACGCTTGAGACGAGAGATGCCACCAGCGCTCGCTGTGAGAACAGCCTCAGGCCCTCGTCTGCAGCCTCAGCCCGCTCCAGCTCCAAAACCAGGGGACAGACGGCGAGCGAAGGACAAGAGAGGTCAAAGAGCAGCTGTGGCCTCCtggaggtcaagggtcaaaaGATTAGGTTGGACACCAGCAGCGATAACGGAAGTGTCCGCACTACCAAGTCGACAAAATCTACAAAGGCCACGACCGTGAACGAAACCCCAGACGCTTCGGGACCCAGCTCAGCCTCCTCCAATAAGAGCAAGCCCAGGAAATCAGTGGACAACTTCAGCGAGGGCGCCCTCTCCCACTCGCTCTCCGCCGCTGACCTGCTGAGGGAAACGCTGGCCAGCACGCGCCCCCAAAGCTCCGCCTCCGAGAGGGCCAACGACAAGGCCAGGAGCGAGCGGagtgggaggagcagcaggaagcCCAAAGAGAACGAAGCGGAGCTGGAGCTGacccctgccttcctgcctaACGCGTCTCCCAACGAGGTGGTCAGTGGTTGGCTGATGAGCATCCCCGCTGACGGCGGCGGCGCATACACACCTGGAGACGAGCTggacgagggaggggaggggatggagaagagaggggagggggaggagggtgggaatGAAGAAGACGAGGGGACCACAGAGcaagagaaggagcaggaggtcCCTCAGGACATGGAagaagaacaggaagtggaagaaGAACAGGCAGTGAAAGACGAGGAAGGGGAAGTAAAGCAAGCGGCGGAAGAACCCCAGGATGAGCCTGAAGAtccagaagagaaagagaaggaggaggaggcggaggagaaggaaggagctgtggaaggagatggagggactgaggaggcagagagaggagctgaagaagaggagatgaaggaggaagagagaactgTCACTGACCTGGCGCTGCCACATTCCACCATGCTGTGTCACAGCAGCGAATCAGTGCCGAGGAACAGCTACTCATCTGTTTCGGTCATGAAGGTTCTGTTGAGTCCCTGTCTGGACCGCTGTCACAGTCTACCTGAG gtgtCCCCTGTGCATGGGCGTCGGCTGAGCACCTCAGCCAAAGGCCTGCTGGACTGCCTGGCCCAGCTCCAGCTCATAGACCCCCCCTCGGGCCCAGACGCAGGGCCGAATGCGGACAAGGACCGCAAGCAGCGCTACTCGGAGCTCATGGACatcctccagtctctctggcTGACTGACCCacgggaggggagggacagaggcaaGGACCAGGTCACCCCTCCCACGTCGTCCTCCGGGGTGTACTCTGGGGGGTCCGCAGGGTCCAGGG aggaagggacagagggagaaggagagacggagggaggagaaggagatatgGAGTCCACAGAGCTACAAGCAGACCAGGCTACTCCAGACACCGAGCAGAGCAACCCAGGAGAGGATGCCAGCACACCCGATAAGCAAGCGACCCCTGACCCTCTCCAGGAGCACGGCCAGGTTCTGAAGACCCCCGAAAGCCCCAAGGCCACCGAGACCCCTTCGTCTGATGAGCTTAGCTCCGCCTACAAGTCCCCCACCGACACCGAGAGAGACACCCCAGAAGACACCAGCTCGGGCACCCCGCCCTCGGTGGTGCGGGCGCCGCTGTCCAAGCGCGTCTCCCAGGACCCCGACCCGACCTGGGTGCTCAACCTGCTGAAGAAGCTGGAGAAGCAGTTCATGGGTCACTACACGGACGCCATGGTCGATTTCAAGGTGCGCTGGGACCTGGACGACAATGTCCTCCTGGACGCCATGATCTCGGAGCTGAGGGACGAGGTGAGCAAGCGCATCCAGAGCAGCATCGACCGAGAGCTGAGGAAGATCCAGGGGCgggcggggagaggggggaagacccCGAGGCCTCCCCAGGCAGGACACCTCTCCCGAGAGTCAACCATGACAGACCAGAGAAGGCGCAGGCTGAAG GTCATGAAGGAGCAATCTGTGAGCCCGAACCACAACCCAGACTCCCATAGCGACGGAGACGGGACGTCAGGTGCCGACTTCAGTGACCAGCGCAGCGAGGACGAGTATTGCCCGTGCGATGCTTGCATACGCAAGAAGTTGGCTGCCCGGCCAATCAAAGAGCAGGCTGTAGTCGTCACTGCACCAGTGATCATGGAGTTTGACCTGAGGAAAATCCTGCAGCGGAGGAAAGAGCCCGAGTCTGTAGCGCCCCCTCTGTGTAGGGAGGAGAGCGGCAAGGACACCCCAGAGGAGGCGGGGAACCTGGAGGTGCTGCAGgaagtagaggaggaagaggaggagtcgaCGAAGGACGATATTGTACCAGTCGTCATCATAGACGCCACCAtacctgaggaagaggaggaggaggaggaagaaaacacGGGGGAAGAA gaaggtgacATGGCCGAGGGAGcggaggaagagatagaggcTGAGAAAGGAGGGGATGGCGAACAAGACGAAGGCAGAGCAGAGGCCGAAGATGGGGGTATGGATGAAACGGAGGATGAGGTGAAGGAAGAGGACGCTGCAGTAACgggcgaggaggaagaggaggaggctccTGTTGAGGAAGATGTGGATGGTAACGTCGGGGCTTCTGCAGAGGCAGAGGATGATGCTACAGGGGACACTGAGacagatgaggacaggaaggggcaggaggcagaggcacaggaaggggaggggtcagaggagGAAGTGGCAGCCCCTCAG gaacaggaagtgacgtgtgttcagtgtgtaacGGAAGGGGAGGAGGCAGATGCTGAGGACTCAGACATGGATGCCAAACGCCTGCTGGAGGAAcactgtgtggaggaggaggaggataaaggaagagagacagagggccaTCTCATCCACCACCAGTTCACCAAAACCTCAGTGGAGTCCCAGTCTGGCTCAATGGAGGCTGTGTACCCAGAGCCCAAGAGCCCAGTTTCCCCCCTGCGCCCTATCACCCCCAAAGGGGACCAGGAAACTACCTTGGAAGGACCCAAGATGGTGTCTGTGTCCACCGGTGAGGGCGCCGGGGGCAAAGGTCACAGGAGGAGTCGGTCTCCGGCCCGGTCCAAACGACGCACACCCAAAGAATGCGACCTGGAGCTGGACGACATGGAACTCTAA
- the c22h8orf74 gene encoding uncharacterized protein C8orf74 homolog translates to MAALSESEMGNITILQREEGLFRLSRHFSWTEFSGDETQVLAHQQFVYETTMFAAGRGLCWSEVTSVARMSKDIFPELKDLDPSRIVSLIRGRLLEYFPRLNAFHHATLFHFLSETCVTRQRLIQAVVGGAGNLSVVQKQLEVQVPPLPLPLNQGTNVDYWERKRAHSLLAAIEKLKEEELEHLRKGSEVILEELDIPQEGKLDKDAVMELVRSAVRARGELLLGRLLTESSLVYDLLELKLQHTTLATRGIPHTCHAAGSAGLAGSGTGPAHTAKAKKK, encoded by the exons ATGGCTGccttatcagagtctgaaatgGGAAATATAACGATACTTCAG AGAGAAGAGGGCCTCTTTCGGCTAAGCCGCCACTTCTCATGGACGGAGTTCTCGGGTGACGAGACTCAGGTGCTTGCCCATCAGCAGTTTGTTTATGAAACCACCATGTTTGCTGCCGGGAGAGGTCTCTGCTGGTCTGAGGTGACATCAGTGGCCAGAATGTCCAAAGACATCTTCCCTGAGCTCAAAG ATTTGGACCCATCTAGAATAGTGTCCCTGATCAGGGGAAGGTTGTTGGAATATTTTCCCCGTCTCAACGCCTTCCATCACGCAACACTTTTCCACTTCCTCTCTGAAACCTGCGTCACTAGGCAACGGCTAATACAGGCTGTGGTGGGCGGAGCTGGCAACCTGTCAGTCGTTCAGAAACAGCTGGAGGTCCAGGTACCCCCCCTACCCTTACCCCTAAATCAG GGCACCAATGTGGATTATTGGGAGCGCAAGCGTGCACATTCACTTCTGGCCGCCATCGAGAAACTGAAGGAAGAGGAGCTGGAGCATCTTAgaaaggggtcagaggtcattctGGAAGAGCTGGACATCCCTCAGGAGGGGAAACTGGACAAagat GCTGTGATGGAGCTGGTGCGAAGTGCTGTGAGGGCCAGGGGAGAGCTGCTGCTGGGGAGACTGTTGACAGAAAGCAGCCTGGTCTATGACCTGCTGGAGCTCAAACTGCAACACACCACTCTAGCCACCAGGGGGATCCCACACACATGTCATGCTGCCGGCAGCGCTGGCCTCGCAGGCAGTGGGACTggccctgcacacacagccaAGGCCAAGAAGAAGTGA
- the LOC136966003 gene encoding L-threonine 3-dehydrogenase, mitochondrial-like has translation MIVAGLSGVSRCALPARNSIIRPLKTVRSIISPLSQVSPVAGIHSSSLTEKEHPKVLITGGLGQLGVGLAKMLRRRFGENNVILSDIRMPPNDVYHSGPFIYSDILDCKNLREIVVNNNISWLVHYSAVLSAVGEDNVSLARQVNITGFHNILDISAEHGLRVFVPSTIGAFGPSSPRDPTPELCVQRPRTIYGVSKVHAELMGEYYHHRYGLDFRCLRYPGIISADSQPGGGTTDYAVQIFHAAVKSGRFECNLRSDTRLPMMYIDDCLRATLEVLEAPDEALGSRTYNINAMSFTPHELAVEMQKVLPELRVTYNVDPVRQAIADSWPMAFDDSAARRDWGWKHEYDLPELVQTMLTHITPGNRLARAY, from the exons ATGATTGTGGCCGGGTTGAGTGGTGTGTCACGATGTGCGTTACCGGCAAGGAACAGCATCATCAGGCCGCTAAAAACAGTGCGTAGCATCATTTCCCCCCTGTCTCAAGTCAGTCCCGTGGCTGGCATTCACTCCTCGTCATTAACGGAGAAAGAACACCCCAAAGTCCTCATAACAG GGGGGCTGGGCcagctgggggtggggcttgcCAAGATGCTGCG GAGACGATTTGGGGAAAACAATGTGATTCTGTCAGACATCAGAATGCCGCCCAATGATGTCTACCACAGTG GTCCGTTTATCTACTCTGACATCCTGGACTGTAAGAACCTGAGGGAGATTGTGGTTAACAACAACATCAGCTGGTTGGTCCACTACTCTGCTGTGTTGTCTGCTGTGGGAGAGGACAACGTAAGCCTGGCTAGACAGGTCAACATCACAG GTTTCCATAACATATTAGACATATCAGCAGAACATGGTCTTCGTGTGTTTGTCCCCAGCACTATCGGAGCCTTCGGGCCCTCCTCACCTAGGGACCCTACCCCTGagctgtgtgtgcagagacCTCGCACCATATATGGTGTCTCCAAAGTCCACGCTGAGCTGATGGGAgag TACTACCACCACAGGTATGGGCTGGACTTCCGTTGTCTCAGATACCCAGGGATCATCTCTGCTGACTCCCAGCCTGGTGGGGGCACGACGG aTTACGCTGTCCAGATCTTCCACGCGGCTGTGAAGAGCGGCAGGTTTGAGTGTAACCTGCGCAGCGACACCAGGCTGCCCATGATGTACATCGACGACTGCCTGAGGGCCAcgctggaggtgctggaggccCCCGACGAGGCCCTGGGCTCTCGCACCTACAACATCAACGCCATGAGCTTCACTCCCCACGAGCTGGCTGTGGAGATGCAGAAGGTGCTGCCCGAGTTGAGGGTCACGTACAACGTGGACCCTGTCAGACAGGCTATAG CGGACAGCTGGCCAATGGCGTTTGACGACAGCGCGGCACGGCGGGACTGGGGTTGGAAGCATGAATACGACCTTCCGGAACTCGTCCAGACGATGCTCACTCACATCACCCCTGGCAACCGGCTGGCACGCGCCTACTAA